The following proteins are co-located in the Leptospira weilii genome:
- the glpK gene encoding glycerol kinase GlpK — protein sequence MSDYIIGIDAGTTGIRIFCFNRSGNVISSSYSEFKQYYPESGWVEHDAEEIWAKTEKLIIKAIRNGKLSPSKAVAIGITNQRETTVLFDKDTGKPVYNAIVWQCRRTAGICTDLKSKGLEPLFRKKTGLVLDAYFSGTKIQWILENVKGVKARAEKGKIFFGTIDTYLLHRLTNGKSHKTDHTNASRTLIYNIEKKEWDKELTQILGIPDSILPEAHNSSSLFGRTEKVKGLPDGIPISSLVGDQQGALFGQLCTEPGEAKNTYGTGCFLLFNTGNNFQISRNNLLTTLGCGPEGKTVYCLEGSVFIGGAVVQFLRDNLKFFKESKVSEKFASSVKKEDEVVFVPAFTGLGAPYWDMNARGAILGLTRDTTAEQITKAALKSIALQSYELVEAMENDTGSKLKVLKVDGGATGNSWLMQYQSDVLGKRVIRPLNVDTTVLGAAFLAGLERGFFPSVADLKKKIKVSKEFSPQMKVAQREKEIRIWKDSVRRIRTDQ from the coding sequence ATGAGCGATTATATCATCGGGATTGATGCTGGAACCACTGGAATTCGAATTTTTTGTTTTAACAGATCCGGGAACGTGATTTCGAGTTCTTATTCCGAATTCAAACAGTACTATCCGGAATCGGGTTGGGTGGAGCATGACGCGGAAGAGATTTGGGCAAAAACTGAAAAACTGATCATCAAAGCGATTCGTAATGGAAAATTAAGTCCTTCCAAGGCGGTCGCGATCGGGATCACCAATCAAAGAGAGACCACCGTACTGTTCGATAAGGATACGGGCAAGCCGGTTTATAATGCAATCGTATGGCAATGTAGGAGAACGGCCGGAATTTGCACGGATCTAAAGTCGAAGGGTTTGGAACCGCTTTTCCGCAAAAAAACGGGACTCGTTTTGGACGCATACTTCAGCGGAACAAAAATTCAATGGATCCTGGAAAATGTGAAAGGCGTGAAAGCGAGAGCCGAAAAGGGAAAAATATTTTTTGGAACCATCGATACGTATTTGCTCCATCGGCTGACCAACGGAAAATCGCATAAAACGGATCATACGAATGCAAGTAGGACTTTAATCTACAATATAGAAAAGAAGGAATGGGACAAGGAATTGACTCAGATCCTTGGAATTCCGGATTCTATTCTTCCCGAAGCGCATAACTCTAGTTCTCTTTTCGGAAGAACGGAGAAGGTGAAAGGGCTTCCGGACGGAATCCCGATTTCTTCTCTGGTTGGAGATCAACAGGGTGCCTTATTCGGTCAACTTTGCACAGAGCCGGGGGAAGCGAAAAACACCTACGGAACCGGATGTTTTCTTTTGTTTAACACTGGAAATAATTTTCAGATTTCAAGGAACAATCTACTTACGACTCTTGGATGTGGCCCGGAAGGAAAGACGGTTTATTGTTTGGAAGGTTCCGTTTTTATCGGAGGTGCCGTCGTTCAATTTTTAAGAGATAATCTGAAGTTTTTCAAAGAGTCCAAGGTTTCCGAAAAATTCGCTTCCTCCGTTAAGAAGGAAGACGAGGTTGTGTTTGTTCCCGCGTTCACTGGACTCGGCGCTCCGTATTGGGATATGAATGCAAGAGGTGCGATTTTGGGTCTGACGAGAGATACGACCGCGGAACAAATTACGAAAGCGGCGTTGAAATCGATCGCACTTCAATCGTATGAACTTGTGGAAGCGATGGAGAACGATACCGGTTCAAAATTAAAAGTTCTCAAAGTGGATGGGGGAGCCACCGGAAACTCCTGGCTGATGCAGTATCAATCCGATGTGTTGGGAAAACGCGTAATTCGTCCTTTGAATGTGGATACGACTGTACTGGGTGCGGCTTTTTTAGCTGGACTTGAAAGAGGATTTTTTCCCTCTGTTGCGGATCTGAAGAAAAAAATCAAAGTAAGTAAAGAGTTTTCCCCTCAGATGAAAGTGGCACAGAGGGAAAAGGAAATTCGGATCTGGAAGGATTCCGTTCGAAGAATCCGCACCGATCAATAG
- the sppA gene encoding signal peptide peptidase SppA has product MKHSILTWTHILFLSLFLSNCYIPVNANLGAPSSKTAELREKLLSGKNEDKILIIPIDGVISDEGEKTFFGGQEDSILAGVKKQLELAELDPEIKAVILKINSPGGSVTASDILYKEILKFKAKKKIPVVSLFMDTAASGAYYISMATDLIIAHPTSVTGSIGVILSGINVKEGLDKLGVKDQSIRSGGNKTIGSPLEDLSPEQRKLLQSIVDDLFEKFFEVVKNGRPGKNPAELRKIADGRIFTASQALGHGLIDKIGYFDNAVQETMALPSYRKTPGSNSPRIIYYSQSTDKRANFYQIQSPELRQDSTISKILGTGRQVRFLYIWSY; this is encoded by the coding sequence TTGAAACACTCGATTCTAACTTGGACCCATATTCTTTTTTTAAGTCTTTTTCTTTCCAATTGTTATATTCCGGTAAATGCGAACTTAGGCGCTCCCTCCTCGAAAACCGCTGAATTGAGGGAAAAACTCCTCTCCGGTAAAAACGAAGACAAAATTCTCATCATTCCCATAGACGGGGTAATCAGCGACGAAGGAGAAAAAACCTTTTTCGGAGGCCAAGAAGATTCGATCTTAGCCGGAGTCAAAAAACAACTCGAACTCGCCGAACTGGATCCAGAGATCAAAGCCGTGATCTTGAAAATCAATTCACCAGGAGGTTCAGTAACCGCAAGCGACATTCTTTACAAAGAGATTCTTAAATTTAAAGCGAAAAAGAAAATTCCTGTGGTCTCTTTGTTTATGGATACTGCGGCGAGCGGTGCGTACTATATTTCGATGGCGACCGATCTCATAATCGCACATCCTACTTCCGTAACCGGTTCCATCGGAGTGATTCTTTCCGGAATCAATGTGAAAGAGGGTTTGGACAAACTCGGAGTTAAGGACCAGTCGATCCGTTCCGGAGGAAATAAAACCATCGGCTCTCCCTTGGAAGATCTATCTCCCGAACAAAGAAAATTGCTTCAATCTATCGTGGACGATCTATTCGAAAAATTCTTCGAAGTCGTAAAGAACGGAAGACCCGGAAAAAATCCCGCTGAACTTCGTAAGATTGCCGACGGAAGAATTTTCACCGCGTCTCAGGCCCTCGGGCACGGGCTAATCGATAAGATTGGTTATTTTGACAACGCGGTTCAAGAGACGATGGCCCTCCCGAGTTACAGGAAAACTCCGGGAAGCAACAGCCCGAGAATCATTTACTATTCTCAGAGCACGGATAAAAGAGCGAACTTTTATCAGATTCAATCTCCCGAGTTAAGACAGGATTCCACGATCTCGAAAATTCTCGGAACAGGAAGACAGGTTCGTTTTCTATACATCTGGTCTTACTAA
- a CDS encoding PP2C family protein-serine/threonine phosphatase produces the protein MNLTDHIKSYFQRVGWLLLSINLICLTIAIVFLQTRSFSSKVRIVLYLIILIFIYLVNYVSFILFSTEKILSKDEVQEKTTKRYRKGDYRMQNYLFPIPIDDENYEIQGRTLTYNPIGGDFYNFLTDPQGNYWIGIGDSVGHGYQAGIFSMMIFQKMALLVKHDSNPYKVIEDINEDLLKRTEQNPTINSNLYATFLLIKADKQGNVEYSGLHPSFVIYKKRTGENRIMETDGKFISTTMNACLKNVQSKNCFHLESGDIVFCFTDGLYEQKNNGNLYFGESLFRFLEEVPKNHLGEIADDLFAEILKHTNGRIQDDMTILMIRKK, from the coding sequence ATGAATTTAACGGATCATATCAAAAGCTACTTTCAAAGAGTCGGCTGGCTTTTGCTTAGTATAAATCTGATTTGTTTGACAATCGCCATCGTCTTTCTGCAAACCCGATCGTTTTCTTCGAAAGTAAGAATCGTCCTCTATTTGATCATTCTCATTTTTATTTATTTAGTAAATTATGTTTCTTTTATATTATTTTCAACCGAAAAAATACTTTCGAAAGATGAAGTCCAGGAAAAGACAACGAAACGTTACCGTAAAGGCGACTATAGAATGCAGAATTATCTGTTTCCTATACCGATAGACGATGAAAACTACGAAATCCAAGGAAGAACCCTCACTTATAATCCGATCGGAGGCGATTTTTATAATTTTTTAACCGATCCGCAAGGAAACTATTGGATCGGAATCGGAGATTCCGTCGGACACGGTTATCAGGCAGGAATTTTCAGTATGATGATTTTCCAAAAGATGGCCTTATTGGTAAAACACGACTCAAATCCTTACAAAGTGATAGAAGACATCAACGAAGATCTTCTCAAAAGGACAGAACAAAATCCAACGATCAATTCCAATTTATATGCGACTTTTCTTTTGATCAAAGCCGATAAACAGGGAAACGTGGAATATTCGGGTCTCCATCCGAGTTTTGTGATCTATAAAAAAAGAACCGGAGAAAACCGAATTATGGAAACCGACGGGAAATTCATATCCACCACCATGAACGCATGTTTGAAAAACGTGCAAAGCAAAAACTGTTTTCATCTGGAATCCGGAGATATCGTATTTTGCTTTACAGACGGACTCTACGAACAGAAAAATAACGGAAACTTGTATTTCGGAGAAAGTTTGTTTCGCTTTTTGGAAGAGGTTCCCAAAAACCATCTCGGAGAAATCGCCGATGATCTTTTTGCCGAAATTTTAAAACATACAAACGGAAGAATTCAAGACGACATGACCATCCTAATGATTCGCAAGAAGTGA
- a CDS encoding STAS domain-containing protein, whose product MESFNTEILTEGTTCTIRIQGSISLKNAFALKELIIKKHGEGFIDIVLDFSGDAYLDSSGIGAIFNSQKYVTERNGSLKLKNISRDVMTILKIANLDKHLDIIH is encoded by the coding sequence GTGGAAAGCTTTAATACAGAAATTCTCACAGAAGGCACAACTTGCACGATTCGAATTCAAGGGAGTATCAGCCTTAAAAACGCATTCGCTCTCAAAGAACTCATCATTAAAAAGCACGGCGAAGGTTTTATCGATATCGTCCTTGATTTTTCGGGAGACGCGTATCTGGATTCTTCCGGGATTGGGGCCATTTTCAACTCCCAAAAATACGTAACGGAACGGAACGGTTCTCTCAAGCTCAAAAACATCAGCAGAGACGTTATGACGATTTTGAAAATCGCGAATCTCGACAAACACCTGGATATCATTCATTAA
- a CDS encoding hydroxyacylglutathione hydrolase C-terminal domain-containing protein, whose protein sequence is MNTHEHGDHTSGNTGLVQRYGCTVYSHPGGIGKIPHATHPLKKGDRLLRSSKEYLEILDTPGHTFCHVCLLLVENQKAKAIFTGDTIFNAGVGNCHRGGDPEVLAKTILEQFYPLGEEILLYPGHDYLETNLKFTLSLNPSNQDAIRTLEECSRLPKNVEFLTTNLGKERKINTFFQCDKPSLELRENVSKKIASKQLLDNDPTSFFIFLRSLRDQW, encoded by the coding sequence CTGAATACACACGAACACGGAGACCATACGTCCGGTAACACGGGGCTTGTTCAAAGATACGGGTGCACGGTATATTCTCATCCCGGAGGCATCGGCAAAATTCCACACGCAACTCATCCTCTCAAGAAAGGAGATCGCCTTCTTCGTTCTTCTAAAGAATATTTGGAAATTCTAGATACGCCCGGTCATACATTTTGTCATGTATGTTTACTTCTCGTTGAAAATCAAAAAGCGAAGGCGATTTTTACAGGGGATACAATTTTTAACGCGGGAGTCGGAAACTGTCATCGAGGCGGCGACCCGGAAGTTCTTGCAAAAACGATTTTGGAACAATTCTATCCTTTGGGAGAAGAGATTCTTCTCTATCCCGGCCATGATTATCTCGAAACGAATTTAAAGTTCACACTTTCCCTTAATCCTTCCAACCAAGATGCAATTCGTACTTTGGAAGAATGTTCCCGTCTACCCAAGAATGTGGAATTCCTCACAACCAACCTCGGAAAAGAAAGAAAAATCAATACGTTTTTTCAGTGTGATAAACCTTCCCTTGAACTTCGAGAAAACGTTTCGAAAAAGATCGCTTCTAAGCAGCTTCTCGATAATGATCCGACTTCCTTTTTCATTTTCCTTCGTTCTTTACGAGATCAATGGTGA
- a CDS encoding aldose 1-epimerase, producing MSEIFSDCSRLKFTDNGEQILSWSWRHSLSGEWLEIISGYDAKEPFFCSGSYLMYPWVNRHADDRIRLGEEWISLSSIGTKDRNGYPSHGLAYSWKRRIVRKTNDLIEFELCPEEILLGSSLGKVIVRETYSLRRILNEEVLTLETSFLNLNSYPFRFCYGYHPYFRMKSDQCLLRSNLRKQIPLQEDLTPVYPIYGTKTDRFTLKNIPVLDSLFFGEDAWVLLEVPDDSYQVRIRSNVSRGNDIRLSYFQIYTDFAGNRIAIEPMSAPGNAFLNDFALTTVLPEEEKSGSFQILLSIL from the coding sequence GTGTCGGAAATTTTTAGCGATTGTTCCCGATTAAAATTTACGGATAACGGGGAACAAATTCTTTCCTGGAGTTGGAGGCATTCCTTAAGTGGCGAATGGCTTGAGATTATTTCCGGGTATGACGCAAAAGAACCGTTTTTTTGTTCCGGTTCGTATTTGATGTATCCTTGGGTCAATCGTCACGCCGATGATCGGATTCGTTTAGGAGAAGAGTGGATTTCACTTTCTTCTATCGGAACTAAAGATAGGAACGGATACCCTTCTCATGGGCTTGCCTATTCTTGGAAACGCAGGATCGTTCGAAAGACGAATGATTTGATTGAGTTCGAACTTTGTCCGGAAGAAATTTTATTAGGATCTTCTTTGGGGAAGGTAATCGTTCGGGAAACGTATTCACTGAGGAGAATTTTGAACGAAGAAGTTCTTACTCTCGAAACTTCTTTTTTAAATCTCAATTCTTATCCGTTCCGATTTTGTTACGGTTATCATCCTTATTTTAGAATGAAATCCGATCAGTGTCTTCTCCGGTCTAACCTTAGGAAACAGATTCCCTTACAAGAAGATTTAACTCCGGTTTATCCCATTTACGGAACGAAAACGGATCGATTTACTTTGAAGAATATCCCCGTGTTGGATTCTTTATTTTTTGGAGAAGATGCGTGGGTGTTATTGGAAGTTCCGGATGATTCCTATCAAGTTCGAATTCGATCGAACGTTTCGAGGGGAAACGATATACGGCTTTCGTATTTTCAAATTTATACGGACTTTGCGGGAAATCGAATCGCAATCGAACCGATGAGCGCTCCGGGGAATGCGTTTTTAAACGATTTTGCTTTGACGACTGTTCTTCCGGAAGAAGAAAAGAGCGGAAGTTTTCAAATTCTGCTTTCCATACTGTGA
- a CDS encoding MBOAT family O-acyltransferase produces the protein MLFNSLPFLFLFLITYLIYWNVDGPAKKRVLLVSSIIFYGYSHIAFLIHFLLVIGMNYYFSLKLWKNRENGKPTGQLLKWAVLVNVVNLAFFKYYYFLMDFMGSLTGMEFWQKLGTSVEILLPLAISFYTFQLIALQVDIHRGIIPQKIGANDYFLFILFFPQLIAGPIMRSTDFLPKLDHPEIDKHRMTQGIFLLIFGLFKKSVLADSIAGIISPLYLEPGEYHAASVYISILSFACQVYCDFSGYTDIARGSAFLLGYEIPENFRGPFLSLSFREFWGRWHVTLSTWLRDYIYIPLGGSKKGEFRSQWNMFLTMCLGGLWHGANIAFVLWGAYLGLILAVERILEPKQVEKIGSGSSKIVRLLRTAVTLNLFAFSGIFFRAGSVGKNSVPFLLDLIGGFKNFFSGKILPRWEELLLFIFLTIGLNSFQYFPQLMEKIEKRSKILIPALSILLLLLLGVFGDGGGEFIYFQF, from the coding sequence ATGTTATTCAATTCTTTACCCTTTCTTTTCTTATTTCTAATCACATATTTGATCTACTGGAACGTAGACGGACCCGCGAAAAAAAGAGTACTTCTCGTTTCGTCGATCATATTTTACGGATATTCCCACATTGCGTTTTTGATTCATTTTCTTCTCGTGATCGGAATGAATTATTATTTCTCGCTCAAACTCTGGAAAAACAGGGAAAATGGAAAACCGACAGGTCAACTTCTGAAGTGGGCGGTTCTTGTAAACGTAGTCAATCTCGCTTTCTTCAAATATTATTATTTTTTAATGGATTTCATGGGTTCCCTTACGGGAATGGAATTTTGGCAAAAACTCGGAACCTCAGTCGAAATTCTTCTTCCTTTAGCGATCAGTTTCTATACGTTTCAGCTGATCGCCCTCCAAGTGGACATCCACAGAGGAATCATTCCGCAAAAAATCGGCGCAAACGATTATTTTTTATTCATCCTATTCTTTCCCCAATTGATCGCGGGTCCAATCATGAGATCGACCGACTTCTTGCCAAAACTCGATCATCCCGAGATCGACAAACATAGGATGACACAAGGGATCTTTTTATTGATCTTCGGTCTGTTTAAAAAATCGGTTCTCGCAGATTCCATCGCCGGGATCATATCTCCTCTTTATCTAGAGCCGGGGGAATATCATGCGGCCTCCGTTTATATTTCGATCCTCAGCTTTGCTTGTCAGGTTTACTGCGATTTTTCCGGTTATACCGACATAGCCCGAGGCTCCGCATTCCTACTTGGATACGAGATTCCGGAAAACTTCCGCGGTCCTTTTTTATCCCTCTCTTTTCGCGAATTTTGGGGCAGATGGCACGTGACTCTTTCCACTTGGTTACGAGATTACATCTACATTCCTCTCGGCGGAAGCAAAAAGGGAGAATTTAGATCCCAGTGGAATATGTTTCTTACGATGTGTCTGGGAGGGCTTTGGCACGGAGCCAATATCGCATTTGTTCTTTGGGGAGCGTATTTGGGTTTGATCCTTGCGGTGGAAAGAATCTTAGAACCAAAACAAGTTGAGAAAATTGGCTCAGGTTCTTCCAAAATAGTCCGACTATTGAGAACCGCAGTGACTTTGAACTTATTCGCGTTTTCAGGTATTTTCTTCCGAGCGGGCTCTGTGGGAAAGAATTCGGTTCCGTTTTTGCTGGATCTGATCGGCGGTTTTAAGAACTTTTTTTCCGGAAAAATTCTCCCTCGTTGGGAAGAACTGCTTCTGTTTATATTTTTAACCATCGGCTTAAATTCTTTTCAGTATTTTCCACAACTGATGGAAAAGATTGAAAAACGTTCCAAAATCTTAATTCCCGCTTTGAGTATCCTATTACTTCTACTTCTGGGAGTTTTCGGAGACGGCGGTGGGGAATTTATTTACTTTCAGTTTTGA
- a CDS encoding IS3 family transposase (programmed frameshift) codes for MKKRFSEDQIHKILKESESGASTSDVCRKYGISGNTFYRWRSKYGGLELSDLKRMKTLEEENSKLKKLYAELALENEAIKDVTRKKVVSREQKREAVMLIKTKLGERKSCRLLQISRTVFRYRCGLQDKNKELKDRIRSLAYKHRRAGYRQIHSFIRQGEHVNHKRIYRLYSELGLKYRIKRKRKRLSLPTVPKIVPKKSEERWSMDFMSDSLYSGRRFRILNIIDDFGRFAVVTKAEFSITSERLVRILNEVSEVRSLPKQIVVDNGPEFTSKTFLRWAFEKRVDIHFITPGKPTENAFIESFNGKMRNECLNENWFKDIEEARRLIEEWRIFYNSERPHSSLGGLTPEEYLRRSA; via the exons ATGAAGAAACGTTTCAGTGAAGATCAAATTCACAAGATATTGAAGGAATCGGAATCAGGGGCATCGACCTCTGATGTTTGTCGTAAGTATGGAATCAGCGGAAATACTTTTTACCGTTGGCGTTCGAAATACGGAGGTTTAGAACTGAGCGATCTGAAGCGAATGAAGACTTTAGAGGAAGAGAACAGTAAGCTAAAGAAACTATATGCAGAATTAGCTTTAGAAAATGAAGCGATCA AAGATGTTACTCGAAAAAAAGTGGTGAGCCGCGAGCAGAAACGAGAGGCAGTTATGTTGATCAAAACGAAACTTGGAGAACGAAAATCCTGTCGTCTCTTGCAAATTTCCAGAACCGTCTTTCGGTATCGTTGCGGACTTCAAGACAAAAACAAGGAATTAAAGGATCGAATTCGTTCTTTAGCGTATAAACATAGAAGAGCGGGATATAGGCAGATCCATTCTTTCATTCGTCAAGGAGAGCATGTAAATCATAAACGAATCTATCGCCTGTATTCCGAATTGGGCTTAAAATACCGAATCAAGCGAAAACGAAAGAGGCTGTCATTGCCTACTGTTCCAAAGATTGTTCCTAAGAAATCGGAGGAAAGATGGTCAATGGATTTCATGTCGGATTCGCTCTATTCGGGAAGAAGATTCAGAATTTTGAATATTATCGATGACTTCGGTCGATTCGCAGTCGTAACGAAGGCGGAATTCTCAATTACTTCAGAAAGATTAGTAAGGATTTTGAATGAAGTATCCGAAGTCCGTAGTCTACCAAAACAAATTGTTGTGGATAATGGTCCCGAATTCACATCAAAAACATTTTTACGATGGGCTTTCGAAAAAAGAGTCGATATTCATTTTATCACACCGGGCAAGCCTACTGAAAATGCCTTCATCGAGAGCTTTAACGGAAAAATGCGAAACGAATGTTTAAATGAAAATTGGTTTAAAGATATCGAAGAAGCCCGGCGCCTCATCGAAGAGTGGAGAATCTTCTACAATTCAGAAAGGCCACATAGCTCACTCGGGGGATTAACTCCGGAGGAATATTTAAGACGCTCTGCTTAA
- a CDS encoding MBL fold metallo-hydrolase produces MRIKFWGVRGSISSSVRGESIRNKVQKILGLATPADIQSPDAIDTFLDSLSLSSWSTYGGNTTCIEIRDKKDNLVIIDGGTGIRELGNSILHEGFLEGKGKAKWIFTHTHWDHIQGVPFFVPLYAPGNTFDILSSVDNLEERLKYQHSFTHFPVPYDGFRATKNFKFIPEGKAFPVTESISAISKSVRHPGGSFSYRFEEEGKSLIFASDAEFNLDEMENIQDYLNYFRGADVLVFDTQYTFEESLQKIDWGHSSASMATDIALRANVKKLVMFHHDPSYDDEKLDAVYLRALKYKEMFDPHNQLEIIMAYEGLELEV; encoded by the coding sequence ATGCGCATAAAATTTTGGGGTGTACGCGGCTCGATTTCCTCCTCTGTTCGAGGAGAATCGATTCGAAATAAGGTACAGAAGATTCTCGGGCTCGCGACTCCCGCAGATATACAAAGTCCCGACGCGATCGATACTTTTCTCGATTCTCTTTCCCTTTCCAGTTGGAGCACTTACGGAGGTAATACGACCTGTATCGAAATTCGAGACAAGAAAGACAATTTAGTTATCATAGACGGCGGTACTGGAATCAGAGAATTAGGAAATTCCATTTTACACGAAGGTTTTTTAGAAGGGAAGGGAAAGGCAAAGTGGATTTTCACTCACACACATTGGGATCATATTCAAGGAGTTCCTTTTTTTGTTCCTCTGTATGCTCCGGGGAATACATTCGATATTTTGAGTTCCGTAGACAATTTAGAAGAGCGACTTAAGTACCAGCATAGTTTTACCCATTTTCCGGTTCCTTATGACGGATTTCGAGCCACGAAAAATTTTAAGTTTATTCCGGAAGGAAAAGCGTTTCCGGTAACAGAATCCATCTCCGCGATTTCCAAGTCGGTTCGTCATCCGGGAGGAAGTTTTTCCTACCGTTTCGAGGAGGAAGGAAAATCTCTCATCTTCGCTTCGGATGCGGAGTTTAATTTAGATGAGATGGAAAATATTCAGGACTATTTAAATTATTTCCGGGGGGCGGACGTTCTCGTTTTCGATACCCAATATACGTTCGAAGAATCCTTACAAAAAATCGACTGGGGTCATAGTTCCGCTTCTATGGCCACAGATATCGCTTTGCGTGCAAACGTGAAAAAACTTGTGATGTTTCATCACGATCCTTCCTATGACGACGAAAAATTGGATGCGGTTTATTTGAGAGCCTTAAAATACAAAGAGATGTTCGATCCGCACAATCAGCTTGAGATCATCATGGCGTACGAAGGCCTGGAACTGGAAGTATAA
- a CDS encoding dihydrolipoyl dehydrogenase, giving the protein MKEYDIIVIGTGGGTKLITPPSKIGYKVAVIEKESPGGTCLNRGCIPSKMLIYPAEILSLAKNSEKFQISFPGKPKVDFKSLIERVSKTVDEESASILPAYDKNPNITYIQGTASFVSDKVITVNGEQLTAKRIFIASGARPSIPNIPGLAGTPYMTSREALRRTDLPKSLVVIGGGFIALELGFAYSAFGSEVTFLVRSKILKNEDGDIVNEFERVFTKEHNVLLHTNIHKLEYKEKMFHIEVEANGKKLQLQSEALLVATGIRPNTDLLNLSNTKIQTDANGYIIVNEYLETTSPEVYALGDITGKYFYRHSVNFEGEFLFRTLYQEKKKTPINYPPIPHAVFTHPQVARVGKTEEQLVQEGIDYVAAKNPYSASATGMARLSDSGFVKILVDKKSRKVLGAHAIGDEASNVIHLFILLMTIDGNLDDLLRMIYIHPALPEIARNAARKASELLQIKE; this is encoded by the coding sequence ATGAAAGAATATGACATTATCGTAATTGGTACGGGAGGAGGAACCAAACTAATCACACCTCCTTCCAAAATCGGTTATAAAGTTGCGGTAATCGAAAAAGAATCTCCCGGAGGAACCTGCCTCAATCGCGGATGTATTCCTTCCAAGATGTTGATTTATCCAGCTGAAATTCTTTCTCTTGCTAAGAATTCGGAGAAATTTCAAATCTCATTTCCCGGCAAACCTAAAGTCGATTTTAAATCTCTCATAGAAAGAGTTTCAAAAACGGTGGACGAAGAATCTGCATCGATTCTTCCGGCGTACGATAAAAATCCGAATATCACCTACATCCAAGGGACCGCAAGTTTTGTTTCAGATAAAGTGATCACCGTAAACGGAGAACAACTGACCGCAAAAAGAATTTTTATCGCGTCAGGTGCAAGACCTTCAATCCCGAATATTCCGGGCCTTGCCGGGACTCCTTATATGACAAGTAGAGAAGCCCTTCGCAGAACCGATCTTCCAAAATCCTTGGTCGTAATCGGAGGCGGTTTTATCGCTTTGGAATTGGGTTTTGCGTACTCTGCGTTCGGAAGCGAGGTTACTTTTTTAGTTCGAAGTAAAATCCTCAAAAACGAAGACGGGGATATCGTAAACGAGTTTGAACGGGTTTTTACCAAAGAACACAATGTCCTACTCCACACAAATATTCATAAATTAGAATATAAAGAGAAAATGTTTCATATCGAAGTCGAAGCGAATGGAAAAAAATTACAACTTCAATCAGAAGCGCTTTTGGTCGCAACCGGAATCCGACCCAATACTGATCTTTTGAATTTGTCGAATACTAAAATCCAAACCGATGCAAACGGTTACATTATCGTAAACGAATACTTAGAAACCACTTCTCCCGAAGTTTACGCATTAGGTGATATCACCGGAAAATATTTTTACAGACATTCCGTAAATTTCGAAGGAGAATTTTTATTCCGCACCTTATACCAAGAAAAGAAAAAGACTCCGATCAATTATCCTCCGATTCCGCACGCAGTTTTTACACATCCTCAGGTAGCCAGAGTAGGAAAAACGGAAGAACAACTCGTTCAAGAAGGAATCGATTATGTCGCCGCTAAAAATCCGTACAGTGCCAGCGCGACCGGAATGGCGCGGCTTTCCGATTCCGGATTCGTGAAAATTCTCGTGGATAAAAAATCGAGAAAAGTTTTAGGAGCACACGCGATCGGAGACGAAGCTTCCAATGTGATTCATCTTTTTATCCTCTTGATGACTATCGACGGAAATTTAGACGACCTTTTAAGAATGATATATATACATCCTGCGTTACCCGAAATTGCACGTAATGCGGCCAGAAAAGCAAGTGAACTTTTACAAATAAAAGAATAA